One genomic region from Clostridia bacterium encodes:
- a CDS encoding GGDEF domain-containing protein, with product MALVSALLIVVIVFNWMNYRDLINVAKNYVTWEEKSKEMIVSSDYLTDQARSFAATGAAEHMTAYFTEADENRRRDDALDFIEENFPNSPAAEHLQKAMIESRNLMNTEFKSMRLKAESAGDDLSTYDERVRTVVLTEEEQALSALGKAELATNILFDRNYTSSKGTISSEVDLCVKSLVQELEKTQDGAEFRLRIAMIYELILIATFIALSILIVILTSSRIFTPLIRAIPYIEKDAPLPVQGGYEIKMFAYAYNLMYESNRRSQKRLKFKAEHDGLTGALNRNAFENILNTAEEGQLAFLIVDIDNFKQINDRYGHLADDKVLTSVVTAMRENFRTADSIFRIGGDEFAVTLFGIDENSKTIIQSKYERINDFLTAEAQNGAPEVTLSAGVAFGKKLDRSLMKNADVALYESKNAGKACCSFYKE from the coding sequence ATGGCGCTGGTTTCCGCTCTTCTTATCGTCGTTATCGTTTTTAACTGGATGAATTATCGCGACCTGATCAACGTCGCAAAAAATTACGTCACTTGGGAAGAAAAATCCAAAGAAATGATCGTTTCTTCCGATTATCTTACCGATCAGGCCCGCTCCTTTGCGGCAACGGGCGCTGCGGAACATATGACCGCCTATTTCACGGAAGCCGACGAAAACCGCCGCCGCGATGACGCCCTCGATTTTATTGAAGAGAATTTTCCGAACTCTCCCGCCGCGGAACATTTGCAAAAAGCAATGATCGAATCCCGCAATTTGATGAATACCGAGTTCAAATCGATGCGTCTCAAAGCGGAATCTGCGGGGGACGACCTTTCCACGTACGACGAAAGAGTTCGCACCGTAGTTTTAACGGAGGAAGAACAAGCTCTTTCCGCTTTGGGGAAAGCCGAACTTGCAACCAATATCCTTTTTGACCGAAACTACACTTCTTCCAAAGGGACGATCTCAAGCGAAGTCGATCTTTGTGTAAAAAGTCTCGTTCAGGAACTTGAAAAGACACAGGACGGCGCGGAGTTCCGTCTTCGCATCGCCATGATTTACGAGCTGATTTTGATCGCCACGTTTATCGCTCTTTCCATTTTGATCGTAATCTTAACTTCAAGCCGCATCTTCACGCCGCTCATCCGCGCGATCCCTTATATCGAAAAAGACGCGCCCCTCCCGGTACAAGGCGGATACGAAATCAAAATGTTTGCCTATGCCTACAACTTGATGTACGAATCCAACCGCCGCAGTCAAAAACGCTTGAAGTTCAAAGCGGAACACGACGGTTTGACCGGTGCGCTCAACCGCAATGCTTTTGAAAACATCCTCAACACGGCAGAGGAAGGGCAACTTGCTTTTTTGATCGTGGATATCGACAATTTCAAACAGATCAATGATCGATACGGGCATCTTGCGGACGACAAGGTTTTGACAAGCGTGGTGACTGCCATGCGTGAAAATTTCCGCACGGCGGACAGCATCTTCCGCATAGGAGGCGACGAGTTTGCCGTAACCCTGTTCGGCATTGACGAAAACAGCAAAACGATCATCCAAAGCAAATACGAACGCATCAACGATTTTTTGACCGCAGAAGCGCAAAACGGCGCGCCGGAGGTGACGCTCAGCGCAGGAGTCGCGTTTGGGAAAAAACTTGACAGATCTCTGATGAAGAACGCGGATGTCGCTCTTTACGAAAGCAAAAACGCAGGAAAAGCGTGCTGCAGTTTTTATAAAGAATAA